One Aegilops tauschii subsp. strangulata cultivar AL8/78 chromosome 7, Aet v6.0, whole genome shotgun sequence genomic window carries:
- the LOC141027144 gene encoding uncharacterized protein — MPGILRKYAEHKLHVRKDTKPVRQPLRHFSDVKRRTIGEEVAKLLAASFIMEVNSAATFDIVVRTKQHLTLLDDLNETFANMCKYQIKLNPEKSVFGVPAGKLLSFLVSERDIEANSEKIKAIERIRKPTRLRDVLKFAGCLASADEAFWDLKRMLSTAPVLATPADKEPLLLYVAATSRSVSTVLVVERPEKGKIQSVQRPVYYLSEICYGVYFTAKKLKQYFQEHIITVVRTAPIGEIMGCWDASGRVGKWAIELAGHTILYEPRTMIKSQALADFLVDWTETQ; from the exons atgccaggAATTCTGAGGAAGTACGCTGAGCACAAACTGCACGTCCGCAAGGACACTAAGCCTGTTCGTCAACCCTTACGTCACTTTTCAGACGTGAAGAGAAGAACCATCGGTGAAGAGGTTGCCAAGCTACTCGCGGCcagcttcatcatggaagt CAACTCGGCTGCAACATTCGACATCGTGGTGAggaccaagcagcacctcacgctcctTGATGACCTGAATGAGACCTTTGCCAATATGTGCAAGTACCAGAtaaagctcaacccggagaagagCGTCTTCGGTGTGCCAGCCGGGAAGCTTCTCAGTTTCCTCGTGTCGGAGCGCGACATTGAGGCAAActcggagaagatcaaggccatcgagcgcatCCGCAAGCCAACCCGGCTACGCGATGTCCTGAAGTTCGCCGGCTGCTTGGCCTCG gcGGATGAAGCGTTCTGGGatctcaagcgcatgctctccaccgcaccCGTCCTGGCCACGCCGGCTGATAAGGAGCCGCTATTGCTATACGTTGCCGCCACCTCGCGGTCGGTCAGCACGGTGCTGGTGGTCGAGCGACCGGAGAAGGGCAAGATTCAGTCCGTCCAGCGCCCGGTCTACTACCTGAGCGAA ATTTGCTACGGCGTGTACTttaccgccaagaagctgaagcagtaCTTTCAAGAGCACATCATCACCGTGGTCAGAACGGCCCCCATCGGTGAGATCATGGGCTGCTGGGATGCCTCTGGCCGGGTTGGCAAGTGGGCCATCGagctagccggccacaccatACTCTACGAGCCCCGCACCATGATCAAGTCCCAGgccctggccgacttcctcgtcgactggacgGAGACCCAGTAG